A genomic window from Salvia splendens isolate huo1 chromosome 11, SspV2, whole genome shotgun sequence includes:
- the LOC121754973 gene encoding stemmadenine O-acetyltransferase-like — MVIEIKVISMETIKPSSPTPKSLAKYHLSFLDKLAPPIFPQLVYFYSSNPKIPNSLKSNHLKKSLSETLSTFYPLAGRLVGNSHVNCNDAGVPFAEAEANCNLSQIVTDPDPKNTSKFAIPQKALGLCLAVQVTYFRCGGTAVGIMFLHKIGDALSLLMFANAWSAATRGGGVPPPVFDAASYFPPRDIPGYNPTSGILKEEIEARIFRFPASKIAALRERYTAACGGHRPSRVEALSAFIWTQFISATGMKPDPNKIYAVLQTVNLRTRADPPLSEHHFGNIYGLSTARPEAGDGGVELLRKMREAVEAVDSGYVARLKDGEKHLEFMSKMLVQDTKGELVSFNFTSLCRLPLYEADFGWGKPVWVGFSGFPFKNLVTFVDTKSEGGIEALVNLKKRDMEKFQACLENLQSKL; from the exons ATGGTGATTGAAATAAAGGTTATCTCGATGGAAACAATCAAACCATCTTCTCCAACCCCAAAATCACTAGCAAAATATCACCTCTCATTTCTTGATAAATTAGCTCCCCCTATTTTCCCACAACTCGTCTACTTCTACTCATCAAACCCCAAAATCCCCAACTCCCTAAAATCGAACCACCTCAAAAAATCCTTGTCGGAAACCCTCTCCACATTCTACCCCCTCGCCGGCCGCCTCGTCGGCAACTCCCACGTCAACTGCAACGACGCCGGCGTCCCCTTCGCCGAGGCCGAGGCCAACTGCAACCTCTCTCAAATCGTCACCGATCCGGACCCCAAAAACACCTCCAAATTCGCAATCCCTCAAAAAGCCCTAGGCTTATGCTTGGCGGTGCAAGTCACCTATTTCCGGTGCGGCGGCACTGCCGTTGGAATCATGTTCCTGCACAAAATCGGCGACGCACTATCGCTCTTAATGTTCGCCAACGCGTGGTCCGCTGCCACCAGAGGCGGTGGCGTGCCGCCGCCGGTGTTCGACGCGGCCTCGTATTTCCCGCCACGTGACATCCCCGGGTACAACCCTACCTCGGGAATATTGAAGGAAGAAATCGAGGCTAGAATATTCAGATTTCCGGCGTCGAAAATCGCCGCTCTCCGGGAAAG GTACACGGCTGCCTGCGGCGGCCACCGCCCGAGCCGGGTGGAGGCGCTGTCGGCCTTTATATGGACCCAGTTCATTTCAGCCACGGGCATGAAACCCGACCCGAATAAAATATACGCGGTCCTCCAGACCGTGAACCTACGGACCCGGGCCGACCCTCCTCTTTCGGAGCATCACTTCGGGAACATCTACGGGCTATCGACCGCGAGGCCGGAAGCCGGGGACGGAGGCGTGGAGCTCCTGCGGAAGATGCGGGAAGCCGTGGAAGCCGTGGACAGCGGCTACGTGGCTCGGCTGAAGGATGGTGAGAAGCATTTGGAGTTCATGAGCAAGATGTTGGTTCAAGACACAAAGGGGGAACTGGTGAGCTTCAACTTCACCAGCCTATGCAGGTTGCCGTTGTACGAAGCGGATTTCGGGTGGGGAAAACCCGTTTGGGTCGGGTTTAGCGGGTTCCCGTTCAAGAATTTAGTTACTTTTGTGGATACCAAGAGTGAGGGTGGAATAGAGGCGTTGGTTAATTTGAAGAAACGAGATATGGAGAAATTCCAAGCTTGTTTGGAGAATTTGCAAAGTAAACTGTGA